TATCATTTTTTTGATTGTCCTCATTAAGAGATCCTCTTTGTTTTTTCATTTGATCAGCTGTTTGCCAAGTTCTTTTCACTATTTCTCCGATTCTTCCCATAGCTTGTGAATCAGAACTAGTCATACTAATAGCTCCCATATCATGTAATACCCCTTCTGCACTAATAGTTTCAGACCTAATTCTCGATTTAGCAAAAGCAATATCTTCCGGTAAATTAGAATCTAAATGATGGCAAATCATTAACATATCCAAATGTTCATCTATGGTATTGCAAGTATAAGGCATGGTAGGGCTTGTAGATGAAGGTAAAATATTAGAAAAAGATATGACTTTCAATAAATCAGGAGCATGTCCACCTCCAGCTCCTTCTGTATGATAAGTATGAATGGTTCGACCTTTAAAAGTTTTTAAAGTATCCTCGACATAACCCGATTCATTTAGTGAATCAGTATGAATATTGACTTGTACATCCAATTGCTCAGAAACATTTAAACATTGATCTATAACATAAGGGGTACTCCCCCAATCTTCATGTATTTTTAGTCCTCCAGCACCTGCTTCTACTTGTTCAATTAAAGCTTCAGGATGAGAACTATTTCCACTGGCAAGAAAAATAAAATTGATAGGAATATGATCTGTACTTTTTAACATTCTTTGAATATTCCATACACCAGAAGTACAATTTGTGGCTATTGTTCCAGTAGCAGGACCTGATCCTCCTCCGATAATAGTAGTGGTTCCATTTTCTAATGCCACTTCAAATAATTGTGGGCATATATAATGAACATGACTATCTACACTTCCAGCTGTTACAATTAGATTTTCAGAAGAGATAACTTCTGTCCCTGCTCCAATATACATATTTGGAGTTACTCCATCCATAAAGTATGGATTTCCTGCTTTTCCTATCCCTATTATAACTCCATCTTTAATCCCAATATCCGCTTTCATAATCCCCCAATGATCAACAATGATAGCGTTGGTTAACACTAAATCTAAAATTCCTTCATTTTTTGTAGCAAATGGATGTTGTCCCATTCCATCTCTAATGACTTTACCTCCTCCAAAAACACATTCATCTCCATAAATAGTATAATCTCTTTCTATTTCAATCCATAAAGATGTATCTCCCAAACGAATTCGATCTCCTTTTGTAGGACCATACATACTGGCATAAGATCCTCTGTCAATTTTTTTCATATTGTTGTATTTTCTTTTCCTGAAAATCCATAAATTTTTTTTCTTCCTCCTATTTCTACTAATATGACTTCTTTTGTTTCTCCTGGTTCAAAACGAACAGATCTTCCAGAAGGAATATCCAGTCTATATCCTTTAGACCCTTCTCTATCAAAAAGAAGAGCAGTATTTGTTTCATAAAAATGAAAATGAGATCCTACTTGAATAGGACGAGTTCCAGTATTAGATACAACTCTCTTTATACGAGTTCTTCCAGGTAATAAAACAATATCTTCTTTAAGAAGATCATATTGTCCTGGAATGATATTAGAGTTTTCTTTTCTATTTTTTTTAATAGGATTGTGTATAGTGACTAATTTTGTTCCATCAGGAAAAGTAGCCTCTATTTGAACATTATTGAGTAATTCATATACTCCATCCATAACTTGTTCATCATTCAGAATATTTCCAGCTTCATACATAAGTTCTTTTACCGTTTTTCCATCACGTGCTCCTTCCATGACATAATGAGCAATTAAAGCTAAAGATTCAGGATAATTTAATTTTAATCCTCTTTTTAAACGTTTTTTTGCCAATTCTCCAGCCATGTGCAGAAGAATTTTTTCCTTTTCATAAGAAGTTAAATGCATACTTTCTTTATTTGATTCATAAACATAATATCCATAATATCGTTGCAACAACAGTTCTATAAGTTTAAAGTTATGAAATATTATAATAATCTTTTCCTGATCATGAAATTTTAAGAATTAAGAAAAATGAATGAAATTATATTGCATTCAATATTTTCAATTTTTGATTGAATGATTTTTCATTCATCATAATTCACATGGATCCCAATCAACTCATTCATTCTCTTGTACAAAAAATAAAAAGAAGCACGTCTCCGTAAATTATCATTATTTTTGTTATCATCTTTGAATAATGGGAAAATTGTTTTAAAAAATAATTAAGAAATGCAAGTTTTAAAATTTGGGGGAAGTTCCGTAGCTCATTCTGATGCCATCAAACGTATTTGTTCTTTATTAGAAAAAAAACCAAAAGGAAGATATGCCATTGTTGTATCTGCATTAGGAAATATCACCGACCAATTAATACAATGTGGTCAATTAGCTTCTGAAAGAAAAAATGTTTATAAAAATATACTAGAAAAAATAGAAATTCGTCATCTAAATATTATCAGAGAACTGTTTCCAATTACTTATCAAAGCCATTTAATTAGTTGGATTAAAAAAAATATAAATGATCTAGAAAGTTTATGTGATGGAGTTTTTCAGGTGGAAGAACTTTCAAAACGTTCTTTAGATAAAATCATGAGTTTCGGAGAACTCAGTTCTTCTTTTCTTATTGCGGAAAAATTAAAACAATCTGGATTAGATGCAATTTGTAAAGATAGTAGGGATTTAATTATTACTGATTCTCAATTTGGATGTGCACAAGTGGACTTTATCACAAGTAATCACCATATCATTCAATTCTTTAGAGAAAGAATATCAGAATATATTGTATTACCAGGTTTTATAGGTTCTACTTTAGAAAATGAAACAACGACTCTTGGAAGAGGAGGGTCTGATTATACTGCTGCTATCTTAGCTGCAGCAATATCGGCTAGTTTGCTTGAAATATGGACTGATGTAAGTGGAATGATGACTGCTAATCCAAAAATTGTGAATCAAGCTTTTCCTATTAAGGAAATTTCTTATGAAGAAGCAATGGAATTGTCTCATTTTGGAGCAAAAGTAATTTATCCACCAACGATACAACCTGCCATGAAAAAACATATTCCTATACAAATTAAAAATACTTTTTCTCCTTTAGATCCAGGAACGTTGATTTATATTAGTAAAAGCACAAATATAAGTCAACCCGTTACTGGAATATCTGGGATTCAGAATACGGCTTTACTCACTCTTGAAGGAAGTGGAATGGTCGGAATTCCAGGGTATTCCAAACGTTTATTCGAAGCATTATCACGTGAAAAAATAAATGTAATATTTATAACTCAAAGTTCTTCGGAACATTCAATTACCACAGGTATTCATGAAATGGATGTCATCAAAGCAAAAGCTGTAATAGATAGTGAATTTGCTCAAGAAATCCATCAGAGACATATTGATCCATTGAGAATAGAAAAAGATCTTTGCATTATTGCTGTAGTAGGAGATAATATGAAAAATCTTCATGGAACTAGTGGAAAAATGTTCGCTTCTTTAGGAAGAAACAGTATTAATGTTAGAGCTATAGCACAAGGCTCTACTGAAAAAAACATATCAGCTGTTATTAGAAAAACAGATTTTAAAAAGGCATTAAACACTTTGCATGAGGCTTTTTTTGAAAGTCCCCCAAAACAAATTAATCTTTTCATTTGTGGAGTGGGAAAAGTAGGAAGTAAATTACTTGAGCAGATTGATCAACAACAAAATTATCTATTGGAAGAATTAAAACTTCAAGTTCGAGTAATCGGATTAGCCAACAGCAAAAAAATGTATTTTAATGATCATGGAATAAATTTAGGTCATTGGGAAAAACATCTGAATCAAGATGGTCACAAAATGAATATATATTCTTTTATGGAGGAAGTTTGGAAATTTAATCTAAGAAATAGTTTATTTGTTGATAATACAGCTAGTGAAGAAATGGCCATGACCTATGATAAATTCTTAAAAAATGGAATCGGTGTTATTACCTGTAATAAGATAGCTTGTTCCTCTGATTATGAGCATTATAAAAGATTAAAAACACTTTCTAGACATTTTAAAGCTCCATTTCTATTTGAGACCAATGTAGGAGCAAGTCTTCCAGTCATTAGTACACTGAATGATCTTATCAATAGTGGAGATAAAATCAATAAGATAGAAGCTGTTTTATCAGGAAGTTTGAATTTTATATTCAATCATTTTACAGGAGAAAAATCCTTTTTAGAAGTTGTCAAAGAGGCTCAATTGAAAGGATATACAGAACCTGATCCTCGTATTGATTTAAGTGGATTAGATGTAATGCGAAAAATACTTATTTTGGCAAGGGAATGTGGTTCTTCATTAGAACTGAGTGATATTCTTCAGAAATCTTTTCTTCCTGAAACCTGTTCAAAGTCCACTTCTATAGAAAATTTTTATCAAGAATTAGATAAATACAGAGATTATTTTTTTAAAATTAGAAATGAAGCAGAAAAAGATAAAAAACGTTTGCGTTTTATTGCTCGTTATGAAAATGGAGTCCCTTCCGTAGGTTTAGAATCAATTAAACAAAGTCATCCATTTTTTCAACTAGAAGGAAAAGATAATATGGTTTTATATAACACATATCGTTATGCTGAACAACCTCTTATCATAAAAGGAGCAGGTGCTGGAGCAGAAGTGACTGCATCTGGAGTTTTTTCTGATATTATTAAAGCTACTAAATAAAAATCATGAAGGGGATTAAAATATTTTCACCAGCTACTGTTGCTAATCTAGCTTGTGGTTTTGATGTTATTGGATTAGCTTTGGATTTTCCAAAAGATGAAATTTTTTTATATAAATCCAATAACCCAGGAATACGTATTAATAGAATACATGGAACATCGTTACCGAACGATCCAAAAAAAAATGTCGCTTTTGTGGCTTTACAGTTTTTATTAAAAAAATATCAACAAAAATTTGAAAAAGAAGAAAAAATAGGATTCGAAATAGAATTAATTAAAAATATTCATCCTGGAAGTGGAATAGGATCTAGTGCCGCTAGTGCTGCAGGCGTCGTTTATGGAGCTAATATCCTATTAGGAAATCCTTTTAGTACCATACAGTTAATCCGTTTTGCTATGGAAGGAGAACGTGTAGCAAGTGGAACAGCTCATGCAGATAATGTAGCTCCTGCTATCATGGGTGGGGTCACTTTAGTAAGAAGTTATAAGCCGTTGGATATTACTAGATTGCATTCTCCAAATGAATTGTGGGTGAGCATTATACATCCACAAATTGAAATTAGAACATCGGATGCAAGAGAAATTTTAAAACAAAAAATATTAATGACAGATGCAATTCGACAATGGGGAAACATTGGTGCATTAGTTGCAGGTTTGTATCAAGAAGATTATGGATTAATAAGCAGATCTCTAGAAGATGTGATTGTTGAACCTATACGAGCAATGCTCATTCCCGCTTTTTATGAATTAAAAATTAGATGTAAAGAAATAGGAGCTTTAGGCGGAGGAATTTCTGGTTCAGGTCCCTCTGTTTTCATGTTAAGCAAAGGAAATCATACTGCAAAAAAAGTTACTGAAGTCATGAACCGTGTTTACTCTCCATTAAAAGTTGATTATAAAACTTATACTTCTCCCATTAATCAACAAGGAGTCAAGTGGTCTAAAATTCTTTGAAATAAGAATGGATAAATAAAAATAATTTTTATGTTATATCATAGTTTAAAAAATCATAGAGATTTAGTTTCTTTCGAAGATGCTGTTTTAAGAGGGTTAGCGTCAGATGGTGGATTGTACATACCTGAATGTATACCTAAACTAAAACCTCAATTTTTTCATAACCTTTCTAGGTATGATATTTATACAATTGCTATGACTGTAATCAAGCCTTATATCGGAAAATCAATTCCAGAAAAATCTATTTATAACATTATTCATGATACTTTAAATTTTCCTTTTCCATTGAAAAGAATTCATGATCATATTCATGTATTAGAGCTTTTCCATGGACCTACTTTAGCTTTTAAAGATGTTGGAGCTGAATTTATGGCAGGATGTTTAAGTTTTTTTTCAAAAAAAATAGAAAAAAATGTAACAGTTTTAGTAGCTACTTCAGGAGATACTGGAGGGGCAGTAGCTAAAGGGTTTCATAAAAAACCTGGAATAGAAGTCATCATTTTATATCCATATAATGGAATTAGTTCTTTGCAAAAAGAACAAATAACTTCTTTGGGGAACAATATTTTAGCTTTAGAAATTGATGGAAATTTTGATGATTGTCAAAAAATGGTTAAAAAAGCCTTTTTAGATAAAGAAGTGCAAAAAAAATATATATTAACTTCTGCTAATTCTATTAATGTAGCGAGATGGCTCCCT
This sequence is a window from Blattabacterium cuenoti. Protein-coding genes within it:
- the ureC gene encoding urease subunit alpha encodes the protein MKKIDRGSYASMYGPTKGDRIRLGDTSLWIEIERDYTIYGDECVFGGGKVIRDGMGQHPFATKNEGILDLVLTNAIIVDHWGIMKADIGIKDGVIIGIGKAGNPYFMDGVTPNMYIGAGTEVISSENLIVTAGSVDSHVHYICPQLFEVALENGTTTIIGGGSGPATGTIATNCTSGVWNIQRMLKSTDHIPINFIFLASGNSSHPEALIEQVEAGAGGLKIHEDWGSTPYVIDQCLNVSEQLDVQVNIHTDSLNESGYVEDTLKTFKGRTIHTYHTEGAGGGHAPDLLKVISFSNILPSSTSPTMPYTCNTIDEHLDMLMICHHLDSNLPEDIAFAKSRIRSETISAEGVLHDMGAISMTSSDSQAMGRIGEIVKRTWQTADQMKKQRGSLNEDNQKNDNFRVKRYISKYTINPAITHGISEYVGSVNVGKMADLVLWKPSFFGVKPELVIKSGMIVYASMGDPNATIPTPQPFMYRKMFGYFDPKLSSLFVSKTAINHGFFEKNEIKKQIKIIKGCRSLSKKDMVLNGETPNLEVDPKTYNVYINGEKIKSNPSDILPLAQRYFLF
- the thrC gene encoding threonine synthase; translation: MLYHSLKNHRDLVSFEDAVLRGLASDGGLYIPECIPKLKPQFFHNLSRYDIYTIAMTVIKPYIGKSIPEKSIYNIIHDTLNFPFPLKRIHDHIHVLELFHGPTLAFKDVGAEFMAGCLSFFSKKIEKNVTVLVATSGDTGGAVAKGFHKKPGIEVIILYPYNGISSLQKEQITSLGNNILALEIDGNFDDCQKMVKKAFLDKEVQKKYILTSANSINVARWLPQMFYYFLAYQQIIEDPIELIFSVPSGNFGNICAGMMAEKMGLPIKFFIASTNVNDTIPRFLKTGKYNPLPVRKTISNAMDISDPSNFSRIWNLYEKNMSQLRKKLYSYQFTDEETLDIIEMVWKKHKYMLDPHGAIGYLGLLQYLQEVKKTSSIAIFLETAHPIKFIDDMPLFLRKKIIVPKELEIFLSAKRKKQKISLSNDFNVFKNWLLERK
- a CDS encoding homoserine kinase, whose product is MKGIKIFSPATVANLACGFDVIGLALDFPKDEIFLYKSNNPGIRINRIHGTSLPNDPKKNVAFVALQFLLKKYQQKFEKEEKIGFEIELIKNIHPGSGIGSSAASAAGVVYGANILLGNPFSTIQLIRFAMEGERVASGTAHADNVAPAIMGGVTLVRSYKPLDITRLHSPNELWVSIIHPQIEIRTSDAREILKQKILMTDAIRQWGNIGALVAGLYQEDYGLISRSLEDVIVEPIRAMLIPAFYELKIRCKEIGALGGGISGSGPSVFMLSKGNHTAKKVTEVMNRVYSPLKVDYKTYTSPINQQGVKWSKIL
- a CDS encoding urease subunit gamma, whose amino-acid sequence is MHLTSYEKEKILLHMAGELAKKRLKRGLKLNYPESLALIAHYVMEGARDGKTVKELMYEAGNILNDEQVMDGVYELLNNVQIEATFPDGTKLVTIHNPIKKNRKENSNIIPGQYDLLKEDIVLLPGRTRIKRVVSNTGTRPIQVGSHFHFYETNTALLFDREGSKGYRLDIPSGRSVRFEPGETKEVILVEIGGRKKIYGFSGKENTTI
- the thrA gene encoding bifunctional aspartate kinase/homoserine dehydrogenase I; translated protein: MQVLKFGGSSVAHSDAIKRICSLLEKKPKGRYAIVVSALGNITDQLIQCGQLASERKNVYKNILEKIEIRHLNIIRELFPITYQSHLISWIKKNINDLESLCDGVFQVEELSKRSLDKIMSFGELSSSFLIAEKLKQSGLDAICKDSRDLIITDSQFGCAQVDFITSNHHIIQFFRERISEYIVLPGFIGSTLENETTTLGRGGSDYTAAILAAAISASLLEIWTDVSGMMTANPKIVNQAFPIKEISYEEAMELSHFGAKVIYPPTIQPAMKKHIPIQIKNTFSPLDPGTLIYISKSTNISQPVTGISGIQNTALLTLEGSGMVGIPGYSKRLFEALSREKINVIFITQSSSEHSITTGIHEMDVIKAKAVIDSEFAQEIHQRHIDPLRIEKDLCIIAVVGDNMKNLHGTSGKMFASLGRNSINVRAIAQGSTEKNISAVIRKTDFKKALNTLHEAFFESPPKQINLFICGVGKVGSKLLEQIDQQQNYLLEELKLQVRVIGLANSKKMYFNDHGINLGHWEKHLNQDGHKMNIYSFMEEVWKFNLRNSLFVDNTASEEMAMTYDKFLKNGIGVITCNKIACSSDYEHYKRLKTLSRHFKAPFLFETNVGASLPVISTLNDLINSGDKINKIEAVLSGSLNFIFNHFTGEKSFLEVVKEAQLKGYTEPDPRIDLSGLDVMRKILILARECGSSLELSDILQKSFLPETCSKSTSIENFYQELDKYRDYFFKIRNEAEKDKKRLRFIARYENGVPSVGLESIKQSHPFFQLEGKDNMVLYNTYRYAEQPLIIKGAGAGAEVTASGVFSDIIKATK